The Methylomusa anaerophila genome has a segment encoding these proteins:
- a CDS encoding transcription termination/antitermination NusG family protein: protein MEDWYVLRIIHGKEEITSFICQKMYSKCRIINPKRRVYWRKSGQIISIIRPLFEGYLFVSINRENIEEFDHLLRKHRISAGWLVYSAGSLVPILPEEKQLIQKLIGSEGIVEISEIEKTEDQIKIVNGPLLGLEQIVKKYSRRDQRITVEVPILQEKRQLELGGVLKNPKEYH from the coding sequence TTGGAAGATTGGTATGTTTTACGTATCATCCATGGGAAAGAGGAAATAACTTCATTTATTTGCCAAAAAATGTATTCCAAATGCAGAATTATTAATCCCAAAAGAAGGGTGTATTGGCGAAAAAGCGGACAAATTATTAGTATAATAAGGCCTTTATTTGAAGGATACTTATTTGTATCAATAAATAGAGAAAATATCGAAGAATTTGACCATTTGCTGCGCAAGCACAGGATAAGCGCCGGCTGGTTAGTTTACAGCGCCGGTTCTTTGGTACCCATATTACCCGAAGAAAAACAGCTTATTCAAAAATTAATCGGCAGTGAAGGAATTGTTGAAATAAGTGAAATCGAAAAAACTGAAGATCAAATTAAAATTGTTAACGGGCCTTTATTAGGGCTAGAACAAATTGTAAAAAAATATTCCCGCAGAGATCAGCGTATTACTGTAGAAGTACCAATACTACAAGAAAAACGCCAGCTGGAACTTGGCGGTGTTCTAAAGAATCCCAAGGAATACCATTAA
- a CDS encoding beta-ketoacyl synthase N-terminal-like domain-containing protein, whose product MQKNQSELVITGVGVTAAVGQGKTDFSSALMQGNHAFGIMQRPGRQKETAFIGAEISSLTYPAQFSKRVLRAASFSGQVALVTLHEAWNEANLDAIDPTRIGLVVGGSNIQQRELVQYYESYQERAAFIPPTYGLTFMDTDLCGFCTEQFGIRGLAHTAGGASASGQVAILLAAQAVQSGQVDVCIAVGALMDLSYWECQALRSLGAMGTDRYAAEPALACRPFTKQRDGFIYGECCGAVVIERAEAAAKRRQQPYAILSGWALATDGNRNPNPSCEGEVRAIQTALAQAQLTPGDIDYINPHGTGSIIGDETELQSICECQLSHAYINATKSITGHGLSAAGTVEVIATLLQMKEGRLHPTRNLDDPLDPSLNWVGGQSISHNIQHALSLSMGFGGINTAICLQRFEG is encoded by the coding sequence ATGCAAAAAAATCAGTCTGAGTTAGTTATTACCGGCGTGGGTGTTACTGCTGCCGTTGGGCAGGGAAAAACCGACTTTAGCTCTGCTCTGATGCAGGGTAACCATGCCTTTGGAATCATGCAGCGTCCCGGGCGGCAAAAGGAGACGGCGTTTATCGGCGCTGAAATATCTTCCCTGACCTATCCGGCGCAATTCTCCAAACGGGTTCTGCGGGCAGCATCTTTTTCGGGGCAGGTAGCCTTAGTCACTCTGCACGAAGCCTGGAACGAGGCCAACTTGGACGCAATAGACCCAACTCGTATCGGTTTGGTGGTTGGCGGCTCCAACATCCAGCAGCGGGAATTGGTGCAATACTATGAGTCTTATCAAGAACGGGCTGCTTTTATTCCGCCAACCTATGGATTAACGTTCATGGATACCGATCTGTGCGGGTTTTGTACCGAACAATTTGGAATTCGGGGACTGGCACATACGGCAGGAGGGGCTTCGGCCAGCGGCCAAGTGGCAATTCTTTTGGCGGCGCAGGCGGTTCAAAGCGGCCAAGTGGATGTTTGCATTGCCGTGGGCGCCTTAATGGACCTTTCCTACTGGGAATGCCAGGCACTGCGGTCATTAGGCGCTATGGGAACCGACCGTTATGCCGCTGAACCTGCCTTGGCCTGTCGGCCGTTCACTAAGCAGCGGGATGGATTTATCTACGGTGAATGCTGCGGGGCGGTTGTAATAGAACGTGCCGAAGCCGCGGCCAAACGCCGGCAGCAACCCTACGCAATACTCTCAGGCTGGGCCCTGGCCACAGATGGAAACCGAAATCCCAATCCTTCCTGTGAAGGAGAGGTCCGGGCGATTCAAACGGCATTGGCCCAGGCGCAACTGACACCCGGAGATATTGATTATATTAATCCTCATGGGACAGGTTCGATAATCGGCGACGAGACTGAACTCCAGTCAATTTGCGAGTGTCAACTTTCCCATGCTTATATCAATGCGACCAAATCCATTACCGGCCACGGCCTGAGTGCCGCCGGCACCGTGGAAGTTATTGCAACTTTGCTGCAAATGAAAGAGGGCCGGCTTCACCCCACGAGAAACTTGGATGACCCGCTGGACCCCTCTTTAAATTGGGTTGGCGGGCAAAGTATTTCCCATAACATTCAACATGCCTTAAGTCTCAGTATGGGGTTTGGCGGGATTAATACGGCAATATGTTTGCAAAGATTTGAAGGTTAA
- a CDS encoding acyl carrier protein — MNKEDIFKLVVQNIYEVIPELEGHDIQPGDRLTELGANSVDRAEIVGMTMEALALQIPRVELFGAKNIGELVDVLYAKKSV; from the coding sequence ATGAACAAAGAAGATATTTTCAAACTTGTTGTACAAAATATTTACGAGGTAATTCCGGAATTGGAAGGACATGACATTCAGCCCGGCGACCGGTTAACGGAACTGGGAGCAAATTCCGTGGATCGGGCCGAGATTGTCGGGATGACGATGGAAGCCTTGGCTTTGCAAATACCGCGCGTAGAGTTGTTCGGGGCAAAAAATATAGGAGAATTAGTGGATGTGCTCTATGCAAAAAAATCAGTCTGA